The Anticarsia gemmatalis isolate Benzon Research Colony breed Stoneville strain chromosome 29, ilAntGemm2 primary, whole genome shotgun sequence genome window below encodes:
- the LOC142985166 gene encoding uncharacterized protein LOC142985166, protein MEEHSRLLKFIIERHKSPKMSDQPESPAITAEVPASQTIRESTDLADYSPVITVTKEERTLTKGGVTQHKITVTEDVSVQETENGGHRVSYVERQTSVQTTNTSHTMSDGKEELDKEEKSHHEKKSRIPQLKFKQTVEKVKKERKDEKIKEQQQNSPRRSSIPKLKDAKLVKKDSFKEKLDPEQLDDEFDKIYEEIVDNKTKDIDIKSLIQVEDPEKIETKFEEIIHAYDSDDLLTNTEKLRLSKIPWRKKDKNSSTTIERVKRQNSAANLKDGGFRVSTITTKRFSRGNSVDTGTQKVDTETNGSKIDVTNNSLNKTRRRRRYSREISTEDASSEEGRPNRKTGIPVKSDRINRSISRELNKRPPKLDDRDMVNREVVKYEEITDGNTKTVIKETVSELPVRSEKMIRGISRTFSRDGKSVTVTSKTKEINKEQNLNKNIPNETVSTTTVDQNNVTKQQSTQKIDENNIKETPVIIKTNNTEKSNIEVEENATKPETKTEILQTEEVSKHTVKVGIPVYTKTTHSYSKGKIQNVEISKTIEWQAADEIIMKQNNPIENKVFDDRKFGPTVVKNLNNNDLPKNEKGIKKIDTVTINNVNIDKNNENIPSVVVKDSIIEQETNKLEASNNNEPQSVSGTKDTTPPVSNKDRDIENTTVLKGNVSRLKRMISEKEQADVKKEIDVEEDLPKKKSVLSKIAMFEGKEPAEFSIKIKKYTIERRPNILTKEKAKIKPKIVDHVLKTQPKIDPKDTSNKDDNSITVVNKIVDETQANMNSNAYDNKDENTTAVVTQEPIIVDQIWKKEVIEEMVEHQIESIKSMPEAINYIITETSPGKVDLNTNEIEAEIPQTIPEKIDNNNESKYEAIRPLPGFVDAVNNDVELPQILPVKLNFEVEEIKQNEAVILPAKIDFVHENQVIYSPEKIITNDYDSQIENKKRPVGKLDLNSWIKQVEINKKIVNSNKITENQTSEEKINITPAKHVFEKDVENKVLPNKVEHLKVDTHMEIPTILPGRITFTPNNTPEIYPSHIEFVRKESQLQVPVVLPETPLTKPRKLDFETQKSRIEVPVMPGEIGLNIAGNKVETPTALPEKVDYIVEVPETPKILPKVNNYEITEVETPIALPEIINFDANQAEINTNLPEATNFKHEELKVETTQLSPEKDFENKLSPAPNKLYLNPFERATQNKSIFEVVKPLPVLKPDFKNDFYDSDRGLPSDPELVDSEPEIKESKENIMRKLKNKIYFIAKKNRSKKENNPEIDSHFVKDTIHNIEQNHSYIQSDYSTDFKYKNDNNYRDFDSKSDIDVVRPREDIKRAKSLAELDLGDVVKGQVQRMVYRMKSMDFEKHDTPRSSISIKEMPKKSSVLEKILLFEGKASSNRTEKPEKYDRTERFETTTLSYDNTTLYETTTRSPEEIYLQKIEELSAAKVRYGKTDMLYLQLANGVQMPAIALGTALMDTRLAPHIVSAAIDLGYRAIDTAYIYGNERVVGQAIKAKIDDGTVKREDLFIMSKLWSTFHRTDLVEAACRASLEALGLEYFDLYMIHNPISFKEGGDPIPKIATVLQFSDHDYLDAWYGMEALVSKGLARNIGVSNFNSQQIQRILDKGKIRPVVNQVECHPYLSQQRLQAFCSERNITLSCYGALGAKGTPAEFKSGVPAAIDDPLIKVMASGLNVTAAQLLVRYQMDSGRNVVVKASSAAHLWDILQAVTFELQPLQVDALNALNRNKRIYTFKGMGDTHKNYPFHAAY, encoded by the exons ATGGAAGAACATAGTCGGCTACTCAAGTTTATAATAGAACGACACAA ATCACCAAAAATGTCAGACCAGCCCGAATCCCCAGCCATAACGGCAGAGGTCCCAGCCTCCCAAACGATCAGAGAGTCCACAGACTTAGCCGATTACTCTCCCGTGATAACAGTCACGAAGGAGGAGCGAACCCTCACTAAGGGAGGAGTGACTCAACACAAGATAACTGTGACAGAAGATGTATCG GTGCAAGAGACAGAGAACGGCGGTCACCGAGTGAGCTACGTGGAGAGGCAGACATCAGTACAGACCACGAATACTAGTCACACCATGTCTGACGGGAAAGAAGAACTGGATAAAGAAG AAAAGAGTCACCATGAGAAAAAGTCAAGAATACCTCAACTGAAGTTCAAACAAACTGttgaaaaagttaaaaaagagCGAAAAGATGAAAAAATTAAAGAACAG CAACAAAACAGCCCCAGAAGATCATCAATACCAAAACTGAAAGACGCTAAACTGGTAAAAAAAGACTCTTTCAAAGAAAAACTAGATCCGGAACAATTAGACGACGAATTCGACAAAATATACGAAGAAATTGttgacaataaaacaaaagatattgACATAAAATCATTAATACAAGTAGAAGATCCAGAAAAAATCGAAACAAAATTTGAAGAAATCATTCACGCATACGATAGTGACGACTTACTAACTAACACTGAGAAACTACGCCTATCAAAAATCCCTTGGCGAAAGAAAGATAAAAACTCTAGCACTACTATTGAAAGGGTTAAGAGACAAAATTCTGCAGCAAATTTAAAAGATGGTGGTTTCCGCGTCTCTACAATCACAACGAAAAGGTTTTCGAGAGGTAATAGTGTAGATACTGGTACTCAGAAAGTTGATACAGAAACTAATGGTAGTAAAATTGATGTTACTAATAatagtttgaataaaacaaGACGACGAAGGCGTTATAGCAGAGAGATCAGTACCGAAGATGCGAGTAGCGAGGAAGGTCGTCCAAATAGAAAAACAGGCATCCCTGTCAAATCTGATAGAATTAACCGTAGCATCAGCCGGGAATTGAACAAACGACCCCCTAAACTAGATGACAGAGATATGGTTAATAGAGAAGTGGTTAAATACGAAGAAATTACCGACGGTAACACTAAAACGGTTATTAAAGAGACGGTATCGGAATTGCCGGTACGAAGCGAAAAAATGATCCGTGGAATTAGCCGGACGTTTAGCCGTGACGGTAAAAGTGTTACAGTGACTTCTAAGAccaaagaaattaataaagaacaaaatttgaacaaaaatattcctAATGAAACTGTGTCTACCACTACAGTTGATCAAAACAATGTAACTAAGCAACAATCTACACAAAAAattgatgaaaataatattaaagaaactcctgtaattattaaaacaaataacactgAAAAATCGAACATAGAAGTAGAAGAAAATGCGACTaaacctgaaacaaaaactgaaattttgcaAACTGAAGAAGTGTCTAAACATACTGTAAAAGTAGGTATACCTGTTTATACTAAAACAACACACAGCTACTCAAAAGGCAAAATTCAGAATGTTGAAATTTCTAAAACGATTGAATGGCAAGCAGCAgatgaaattataatgaaacaaaacaatccTATTGAAAATAAGGTTTTTGATGATAGGAAATTCGGCCCGACAGTTGTTAAAAATCTTAACAATAATGATTTACCTAAAAATGAGAAgggtattaaaaaaatagatacagttactatcaataatgtaaatattgataaaaataatgaaaatataccTTCAGTAGTTGTTAAAGACAGTATTATAGAACAAGAAACGAACAAATTAGAAGCTTCAAATAATAACGAACCACAAAGTGTGAGCGGGACAAAAGATACAACTCCACCTGTGTCTAACAAGGACAGAGATATAGAAAATACGACAGTTCTCAAAGGCAATGTGAGTAGGCTGAAGAGAATGATAAGTGAGAAAGAGCAAGCAGATGTTAAGAAAGAGATAGATGTAGAGGAGGACCTTCCTAAGAAGAAGTCTGTGCTGTCCAAGATTGCTATGTTTGAG GGTAAAGAGCCAGCGGAATTTAGcatcaaaataaagaaatataccATCGAAAGAAGACCAAACATTCTTACCAAAGAGAAAGCCAAAATTAAGCCAAAAATCGTAGATCACGTGTTGAAAACACAACCGAAAATAGACCCTAAAGATACTAGCAATAAAGACGATAACAGTATAACTGTTGTAAACAAAATCGTAGATGAAACACAAGCGAATATGAACTCTAATGCTTATGACAATAAAGATGAAAATACCACAGCAGTAGTAACACAAGAACCGATTATTGTCGACCAAATTTGGAAGAAAGAGGTTATTGAAGAAATGGTTGAACATCAAATTGAAAGTATCAAAAGTATGCCAGaagcaataaattatataatcacTGAAACATCGCCTGGGAAAGTAGACTTAAATACAAACGAAATAGAGGCTGAAATTCCTCAAACGATACCTGAGaaaattgacaataataatGAGAGCAAATACGAAGCTATAAGACCGTTACCAGGATTTGTAGACGCTGTTAATAATGATGTAGAATTACCACAAATATTACCAGTTAAATTAAACTTTGAAgttgaagaaataaaacaaaatgaggCTGTAATTTTACCAGCGAAAATAGATTTTGTCCACGAAAATCAAGTGATATATTCTCCTGAAAAGATTATAACTAACGATTATGACAGTCAAATAGAGAATAAGAAGCGTCCAGTAGGCAAATTAGACCTTAACTCTTGGATAAAAcaagtagaaataaataaaaaaatcgtcaaTTCGAACAAAATTACCGAAAACCAAACTTCGGAagaaaaaattaatataacgcCAGCGAAACACGTATTTGAAAAAGATGTAGAAAATAAAGTACTGCCAAATAAAGTGGAACATTTGAAAGTAGACACACATATGGAAATACCAACAATTTTACCTGGTAGGATAACTTTTACGCCAAACAATACGCCCGAAATTTATCCAAGTCATATAGAATTTGTACGTAAAGAGAGTCAATTACAAGTACCAGTAGTTTTGCCTGAAACGCCTTTGACGAAACCTAGAAAGCTTGATTTTGAAACGCAGAAAAGTCGTATCGAAGTCCCTGTAATGCCAGGAGAAATTGGACTTAATATTGCAGGAAATAAAGTCGAAACTCCTACTGCTTTACCTGAGAAGGTAGATTACATTGTAGAAGTCCCTGAAACACCGAAAATCTTGCCTAAAGTTAACAATTATGAAATAACTGAAGTTGAAACACCGATAGCGTTAcctgaaattataaattttgatgCGAATCAAGctgaaattaatacaaatttacCTGAAGCAACTAATTTTAAACATGAAGAATTAAAAGTTGAAACAACACAACTATCACCTGAAAAAgactttgaaaataaactaagtCCAGcaccaaataaattatatttgaatccATTTGAAAGGGCAACTCAAAACAAATCTATTTTCGAAGTAGTTAAACCTTTACCCGTATTAAAACCAGATTTCAAAAACGATTTCTACGATTCTGACAGAGGTCTCCCAAGCGACCCTGAGTTAGTTGACAGTGAACCAGAGATAAAAGAATCCAAGGAAAACATTATGaggaaattgaaaaacaaaatctatttcaTAGCGAAGAAAAATAgatctaaaaaagaaaataacccGGAAATTGATTCGCATTTCGTCAAAGATACGATTcataatattgaacaaaatcATTCTTACATACAGAGTGATTACAGCACagattttaagtataaaaatgataataattatagggATTTTGACTCCAAATCAGATATAGATGTAGTTCGGCCTAGGGAGGATATAAAAAGGGCTAAGTCTCTCGCTGAATTAGACCTAGGCGATGTGGTTAAAGGTCAAGTTCAAAGAATGGTGTACAGAATGAAATCTATGGACTTTGAGAAACATGATACGCCTAGGTctagtattagtataaaagAAATGCCTAAAAAGAGCTCGGTTTTGGAGAAAATTCTGCTTTTTGAG GGAAAAGCGTCCTCAAATCGTACAGAAAAACCAGAAAAATATGACAGAACTGAACGTTTTGAAACTACAACTTTATCATACGATAACACGACTCTTTACGAGACGACAACGAGAAGTCCCGAagagatttatttacaaaagattgAAGAACTAAGTGCAGCTAAAGTGAGATATGGGAAGACAGACATGTTGTATTTGCAACTGGCTAATGGAGTACAAATGCCTGCGATTGCTCTTGGCACTGCGTTG ATGGACACCCGCCTAGCCCCTCACATAGTGTCAGCCGCCATAGACTTAGGGTACAGGGCCATAGACACTGCATACATCTATGGAAACGAGAGAGTAGTCGGACAAGCCATCAAAGCCAAGATTGACGATGGAACTGTGAAACG tGAGGACCTGTTCATCATGTCCAAGCTTTGGAGTACGTTCCACCGCACTGACCTGGTGGAAGCGGCGTGCAGGGCTTCGCTGGAAGCCCTAGGGCTCGAGTACTTTGACTTGTACATGATACATAACCCTATATCGtttaaa GAAGGTGGCGACCCAATACCAAAAATCGCAACAGTGCTCCAGTTTTCGGACCACGACTATTTGGACGCGTGGTACGGCATGGAGGCCCTCGTCTCAAAAGGCTTGGCTCGCAACATCGGAGTGAGCAACTTTAATTCACAGCAAATACAAAGAATATTGGATAAAGGGAAGATTAGACCAGTTGTTAATCAG GTGGAATGTCATCCGTACCTATCCCAACAGCGTTTACAAGCATTCTGTTCTGAACGTAACATAACACTCAGCTGTTATGGAGCCCTGGGGGCTAAAGGGACCCCGGCGGAGTTCAAGAGTGGGGTCCCGGCTGCGATAGATGACCCCCTGATTAAAGTCATGGCTTCAGGGCTGAATGTTACTGCTGCTCAGCTTTTAGTcag